The Fusarium falciforme chromosome 4, complete sequence genomic interval AACATTCGCCGGCATAGCTTACAACGGAGCGAGACTCGACCACTGGTCAGGGATGATATGAAAGTAATGCGGGAAGCAATGGACAATAGAAAAAACAGGGCGTCCCGTCTGCCGCAGTGGGCTAATCAAGCACTGGAGGAAGAGCAGAACCGTGGATCCCCAAGACCAGAACCATTAGAGCGACGGACCGTGTCTAGGAATGGAACACCTCGCGGGGGGCAGGTCGACCCGTGGCGGGGAGCATAATGAGAAGAATTGATGGGAGACGCATGCGCAGGGTGGATGAAGAGCACGAGAGGATGCACAGGCGTTTACGGCGTGTCATTTGAACCCAACGATACCCATTTGGAAGGCTGCTTTACCTTTACTGCTTTGCggcgagaagatcaagggGCCCTTGCATAAGGCGACACTGCGAGAAGGAAAGGATTACTGTACGGAGGTATGGATTTTGAGAAATCAGGAGATACGACTGTGGGATCTTGGCGGCGATCGCCTATGGGGCAGGAACAGTACCTGGGCCAGATTCTAGACGTTTCATAGGTCTCTAGGCGCTTGAGTCCAGCTCAATTGAAGATGGTCGCCTACCAATCCTAAGtgttgttgttcttgttgtcTCACAGGTCGGGTAATTGAAGACCTTTTCGCCGAGCTGAATAGACTAGAAGTCAAGGAATGATTCCGTGAATATGAGTCAGTCTGGATGTTGTACAAGAACTCAGCAGTCCCGATTGAAGGAAATGGAGCTAATAGTGAATGGCTTAGTAGTTGATATCCACTTTGACAATCGTacgagaagagaagatggaAGACCGAGGGCATTCTAACTCGGGTCCTAGCGCGAGAAGCACCAACGTTATGTAACTGTTGAAGATGTGTCCGGTGCCGGAAAGATTTGCCTGGTTGAGAAAAGAAGCGCTTTCTGTCGGTGACACATGGCCAACTGAGATTTCGCCCTTTTCGCCCTTGGATGACAACGGCGACGGCCGGGACCAATTGGAAGCAGAGTTCGAGGGTGCGAAAAAGAGACGACGGTTTTGGCCCCTCTCGGAAAAGAAGGAATCTGGGCCAATCATGAACGAGGTATTTTCTTTACCCAGGTCTCGTTGGTGTCGATGAGTCTGACTCGGCCCTGTCCTGGTGgcatggatgtggatgtaCCGGACAGTATTCCACATGCTGTGTCTGCATGTAACCCGTACCCTGCTGGATGTGAATGTGGACCAGATGTCGTTTCGAGGTTTTATGGAAGAGTCACGAAATATGCATAGCCGTTGTCGAATTGAGAGAAGGGTATTTGAACTATGTCATTGCCTGATTGATAACATTGATGAATGATGCTTCACGTGCAAGGTACAATCTACAACTAGGTTACCCGACGCCTTGGCCACTCGGCGTCCCCTTCGGCTGAGCTGAAAGGTGAGCGGGCAAGCGACATGCCGGTGGGGAAGGAGGCATCGGCAACCGGCAGACGAGAAGTCACCGGTGACTTTCCTGAATGGGGCAAGAAGCGCGGAGTTGCTtggagagggaaggaagCGAAAGACGGAACCGAAACGGACGGATTCTATGGGTCAGAGACGCCCTTTCCGAACCGCCGACTGTCTCTGAATCTTTCTCAGCACTTCCTTTTCCTCAACCTtttttcctcctccctctctttttctcctcttccatccAACCAACTCAACCCTCTCCACATTGTCAAGAGAGAGCAATTGCTTCGCTTTTGTCTCGCTTGTTCATTGCGACCGAGTGTAGCCCCTCGTCGCTTTTTTTCGCTGGCATTTTTGCCCCTCCACACACCCTCAACTTCGACCGTTGCCCCTCCGGTTCGCTCTACTTACCAAAGCCTTCTCCGTCTCGACTTGAATCAACGAGCATAGTCGGATTCTCGCAATCATGGACGCCGTCCTTCGCCAGTCCAAGGCCATGTGCCCCTTCTTGAAGACGGCCTCGCCTGCCACTCTGCGCGCCCTGTCCACCTCGACCCGTCCCCAGGCCGCCCTCCCCTCGACGGCTGCCGCCTCTCCCTGCGGCGGCACCATGTCCAAGCTTCAGCTGCTCGGTCAGCGGTGCCCCGTCATGGGCAAGGCCATGGCTGTCCAGACGGCCAAGCACCGCGCTGCTGCCTCGGTTCGAGCTTTCTCTGGTCACTCCAAGaccggcaaggccaagattcaCACCAGCCGTAACCAGGAGGCCCGCGCCGTCGACCGCCCGCTCTTTGAGGGTCGCGACAATGGTATGTTCTCGACGCCACTAATATTGGCATCATCACATGTTGCCCGGTCTCAATTGATCTTCAGCTGACACTGAATGCAGCCCCCATTCCTCCTGGAACCAACCCGAACCGAAAGGCTACCTCGGCCTCTCCCgtcgctgctgccgccgccgctggctTCCACTCTCCTGGTAAATTCGACTACGAAGGCTTTTACAATGCCGAGCTCGACAAAAAGCACAAGGACAAGTCGTATCGCTacttcaacaacatcaaccgTCTGGCCAAGGAATTCCCCCGCGCGCATATGTCTGACAAGGAGGATCGAGTAACTGTCTGGTGCGCAAACGATTACCTGGGCATGGGCCGAAACACTCATGTCTTGAACAAGATGCATGAAACCCTCGAGGAGTATggcgctggtgctggtggaaCCCGAAACATCTCCGGCCACAATAGGCACGCTGTCGAGCTTGAGGGTACGCTGGCCAAGTTGCACGCTAAGGATGCGGCTCTTGTGTTCAGCTCATGCTATGTGGCCAACGACGCGACTCTGGCAACACTGGGTAGCAAGATGCCCGATTGTGTGATTCTGTCGGATAGCCTGAACCATGCCTCCATGATCCAGGGTATCCGACACTCTGGAACCAAGAAGATTGTGTTCAAGCACAACGACATCCAGGACCTCGAGGCAAAGCTTGCGTCTCTGCCGCTGCACGTACCCAAGATCATCGCCTTTGAGTCCGTGTACAGCATGTGCGGCTCCATTGGCCCAATTGAGGAGATTTGCGACCTTGCTGAAAAGTACGGCGCCATCACCTTTCTCGATGAAGTCCATGCTGTCGGCATGTACGGTCCTCACGGTGCTGGTGTTGCTGAGCACCTGGACTGGGAGGCACACGTCAAGGGTGCCCCTCGGGGAACTATCATGGACCGCATTGACATCATTACTGGCACTCTGGGCAAGGCTTATGGCTGCGTTGGTGGATACATTGCCGGCAGCTCCAAGCTCGTTGACATGATTCGCTCTCTGGCTCctggcttcatcttcaccacTTCGCTGCCTCCTGCGACCATGGCTGGCGCCAAGACGTCGATTGAGTATCAGATGGAGTATGATGGTGACCGACGGCTCCAGCAGCTGCACACTCGGGCTGTCAAGGAGGCGATGAACGCCCGAGACATCCCCGTAATTCCTAACCCCTCCCACATCATCCCCATCCTTGTTGGAAACGCGGAGACCGCCAAGGCGGCTTCCGACATGCTTCTCAACGACTACCGAATCTATGTGCAGTCGATCAACTACCCCACTGTCCCTGTTGGCCAGGAGCGTCTCCGAATCACTCCTACCCCTGGACACACCAAGGAGTACCGAGATCAGCTCGTCCAGGCTGTTGACGAGATCTGGACTCGGCTCAACATTAAGCGAACTTCTGATTGGGCGGCCGAGGGCGGCTTCATCGGtgtcggcgaggagggcaacGTTCAGGAGCCCCTCTGGACTGATAAGCAGCTCAACGTGGAGCAGGCGaccgaggagatcaaggccacTGGCAATGCGGTCAATGGCATCACTGAGGCgctcctcgagcttgagTCGAGGCAGACTTCCCAGGCTGCCACGGCTGCTTGAATGCCGCCCAAGTGCAAAGGGATAAATGTCCCTGCACATGCTGCGACTGGTGAATGAGTCACAGCAACAATCAAGTTCCTTTCTACTACAACCATTTGAGAGATATCTTTTGCAATCTATGCCAGCTCTGACTGGATGGATCTGAGAATTGAATACTTTTTTGCCCCATGCCGCATAATGTGGCGCATATGGGGAACCAACACATATTCTTGACCCTCTTGTCTCGTGTGCCTGCATGCTTGTCTGTCTTGACCCTTCTGACCTTGCTTGTGGTGTTTGCTTTTATAGATCTCTGTCTGTGTCTAGTCTGTGCTGTTAGTGATTGCCAGGGTCTGTTTGCTCCATTCCTCCGTTCCTCCGTTGTGGTTGTGGCGTTTGGGCGCGGAAAAACTTTTCACCGACCGCCAGCGGAGGCGTGACTCGGAGGCCAGGCCGGAGGATCGGCGCAATTTTGGGTCTCCGTGTCCGTTCCCAAGGACCAGGACCCTTGCATTTCGGACGGCATCAGCAAGTGAAACGGCGTCCGAGGCGACCGTTGGAGCAGTCGAGCACATGAGcccttgtcgaggtcgagaaTGCCTCCGACTCTCCTGCTCCGTTTCCTTTCCAAACCACTTTTCTGCCGTCATAGCGACAGGATAATAGGCATGACAAGATGAGTCCCGGCATTGTCCCATCCAAGAACAAGGGCCCCAAGGCCTGCACGACATGCGCCAAGGCAAAGGCCAGATGCGTCCCGGGCCCTGAAGGGAGCCTCAAGTGCGACAGGTGAGCCTAGATGATTGGCCTGGCTGGTCTGGCCGTCAAGGTTTGTTGTGTGTAAGTTGGAACTGGCTGCTGACGAGAGACGTATTGCCAACCCCCAGGTGTCACCGGCTGGACAAGACATGTATGTCCCAGACTCCGGCTCCGCCCCGGCCCCGGAAGAGCCCCAAGCTGTCAAAGATTGCCGCTCTGGAGAAGCGTCTGGAGGAGCTGTCGTCCCATGTACGGCACGACTCCTCGAGCAGGTCCCCCACACCGTCCCCCGAGGCAGAGACAGAGCCAGTATCGGAGCGCTGCAGCAAGACCGACAGCTGGGACTTTAACCACATTTTCCCTCTGAAGCAGAGCGCTGATAGTCAAGCACCCCATCCACCCGCGTCAGAACCAGGCAAGCGGCGCCCATGGGACTCATGGTGGCCTACGCCACACGAGGCCGAGCTGCTGTTGGCAAACTATAGGAACATCCATGCGTGTCTGTTCCCCTTTGTGAGGGTGCCGGAGCATCTCACGGCGCTCGAGGTGCGAGAGAACCGGCCGTTCATGTGGAAGGCCATCATGATGGTGGGGTGCTTCCTCGATGGGGCAAGACAGGTCAAGCTGGGTGAGGAGCTGTTGGCCGAGATTGGCCGGGCGGCGGTTGTGGATGGGTTGAAGAGCCTGGATCTGCTGCATGGGCTGCAGATGTTGGTAGCATGGTGGGTTTCGACACGCATTCTGTGAGTTGAGCAGCACTGACCTTGGCGCAGGTTTCACTATGCACTCAAGGGCTCGCAGGTTACGAACCTGCTCTTCCTTGCCCGGTCCATGTGCGTCAACTTGACTTTCAAAGAGGATGCCAGTTTGCAAGGGGAAGCCATGGAGCGGAATCTCGACCATATGAGAGCATATGCCGGGACATATTATCTCAACACTTTGTAAGTACCCCTGCTATTTTGAGGATAACTGCTGACCCCTCTTGCAGGGTGTTTACGGCAAACAAGAGACCGGATGTTCTCATGAACACTAGTTCCCTAGAGTCATGCTGCAAGGCGCTTGAGGCAAACATGCAGTATCCGTCTGATGAGTATTTAGTAAAGCTGGTGAGAATTCAGCAGCTAGCTCAGTCCATCTCTCTCACCATGACTGTCGAAAATATCGGTCAACATGCTATGAAGCTACCTTTAACAATGGTGGTGCGCTCATTTCAGGATCAACTTGATCAGTACAGGAATTCTCTTGGTCCACGCTTTTCCGGCAATGGTGAGTAACCCGTCACTAACTTAATACCAGACGCTAACATGTGTGCTAGATAATCTCAAGTCGCATATTCATGTGGCCGAGGTCCTCCTTTACGAGATTGCCCTCTCGGATCAACACTCTACAGCCTCATACATGCCCTTGACCGACCGACTCCAGCTCCTCTGGGGCTGTCTCAGGTCGCTCAAGTCCTTTTTTGATCTCCGCTTCTCGCATCGTGAGCTGGAGAGGCCAAGGTTCCTGTGCATGAGTGCGTCCGACTTTGTCTACACCATCATCACGGGCATTAAGCTCATGACGCTGCAATTGCCTGGATGGAACCTCGCCAGCATTCACAACGAGCTCGACATGACCGAGGTGATGGGCCAGCAGGTTCGCGATCTGGTGGTCATCGTCGCGCGGCGCAAGCAGGGCAACATCCTAGGCACGGCGACGCCCTCAGGTGTTCCGGCGCCGCAGCCCCCTGAGGATCCGTTCGAGAGGCTTTTGCGGCAACTCAAGACGCTGAGGGACCTAGTCAAGGTGGAGCTGAAGCGGCTTGTAGCCGGGACTGCGAACCCTCAGGTCGTCGAGTTTAGCCAAGATATTTTGATGGGTGATTTCAGCAGCGATTTTTGGCAGGGATCCACGCAGGGGTTTAATGTTTGGAATATCGTGGGGGATCCAGGCGTGTTGGATGAGTCTATGCAATGAGATGATGTGATAGTATAAAGAATGGATGAGCTGAGCCGGCTCTCTGGCGTTGGAATATCTAGTTATGAGACTACTTGGGCGGGCGTTGATGAAGGAGGCGTGGACTATTCAGGGGTTCAGGGGGTTATCTGGTACATGTTGAATGGGTGGTTTCTTTTGGAGATAATCAAGTGTATTTTATTGTTTGTATATGTCAAGCTTAATACTTTTCGATCCCTTAGTTGAACTACGCCTCGATGTCCGCAGCCTCGActgccttgaccttggccatgGTCAACCATCTAAGATCACCGTTGCCAGTGGCCTTTCGAATGGCATACAGCTCGTCCAAGAAGGTGGGAACAAACGTACCCGGCCCGCGGACCTCACTTCTCTCGGCGGCGAACTCGGCGGCAAGCCCGAACATGACGGTGCCGGCTACGGCAGCCAGTAGCGGATCGGCTCCGTACGCGGCAACCATGGCACTCACAGTGGTACCAAGAGTGCATCCCGTGCCTGTAACCTCACCAAGATAGGGGTGTCCGTTGCTAATAGCCAGTGTGCGGGATCCGTCGCTGACAAGGTCAACAGCGCCTGTCAGGAGAACCACGTTGCGGCGCTTTTTCGCGATGGAACGCACGAGCGAGGCTTTCTGGGCGAGGGTCAATGATGAGGTAGAGTCTACACCACGCTGGGTGATTGTAGCTCCCGCCACGGTCTGGATCTCGCCCTCGTTGCCCTTGATGACGGTGAAGTGGCCTGCGTCGAGGAGGGACTTGACGGCATTACGGCGAACAGATGTTGCGCCGGCGCTGAGAGCGTGAGCAAACTGGGTTTGATATAGAACAAAAGGGCGTAGCTTACCCGACTGGGTCCAGAACAATAGGACGTCCGGCTTCATTGtaggccttgatggcctggatATAGTTCTTGAGGCCGTCAGGGGTCACAGTGCCCATGTTGACGACGAGGGCGCCGCCAAGCTTGGCCAGGTCGGCCGCCTCTTCTGCGTAGTTTGCCATGATGGGGGAGGCACCGACACAGAGAGCTACGTTGGCGGCAAAGTTCTGGACGACCTGTGACTTATCAGCTTTGAACATGTCTATGTGAGGGTTGAAATATACCAGGTTGGTCATGTTGTGCGTCAGGGGGGTGGTATTAGCTACCGCACCGACGACTTCAGGTATCTTGGCTGTGATCACCTGGCTGAGGAGGTCACGagaggcagcagcaggatCAGGAGCAGCGATGATGGCGCTCACGACTGCAACGCCGTCAAGGGCCTTGGTCGGCGAGCGGGCAGCCGTGAGGACGGAGCCGGCGTTGGAGCCGTTGACGCCGCCGATACAAACAGTAGGTACAGCGCCGTGACCGGCAGCCGCGAGCGCGGAGAGGATCTCACGGACGCCAGAGGGGCCAATAATGGACTTTGTGTCCTTCTTGCTGGAATAGGGGGTTAGTTGATGGTTGGTGAGGTGATGTTTTGGTTCTTACGTCTGGGTTGAATAGACGGTCCCAAGACCGAGATAGTCGGCGCCAGCTTTACAGGCCTTGAGAGCTTCTTCTACAGAGCTTGCAGTAACACCGATGATCTTATCAGGTCCCAAGAGGTTCCTGGCCTCCTCAAAGGCTAAATCATCAAAGTCAGCTTTTCTCATCTCACACAGGCTCATCTCAACATACCCATATCATCCTGTCCAATATGAACACCCTCACACCCAACCTCGacagcaacatcaacacGATCGTTGATGAGCAAGGGAACGTTGTACCGCCGTGACACGGCGtgcagcttcttggccgtctcAACAGCCACGGCACGCTCGCTGTGCTTGTCGCGGTACTGCAAGACGGTGACGCCGCCCCTCAGCGCGGCCTCGACGACCTTCTCGAGGTCTCCGTCGCCGAGGATGGCCGGGGTCGAGTCGGTGACGAGGTAGAGGCCGTAGTTGACGGATGGTTTGGCCATGGTTGGTGAGTGAGTCAGTTTGGGCCTGTAGGCGGGGTTAGCATGGATCTTGAGATTGACAAGATTGGACGCAAATGAATATGACTTTTTTAGGCAAATACCTGTAAAACCGTATGTTATTTGATCTTTGATCAAGATCTTGAGGTAGTTGAAGGGATCAAGTGTTTATCAAAGGTGGAGTGAGTTGAGTTGAGCCAAGTTGAGCGACTAAAATGTCAGTGGGTGAGTAATTATGACATGGGGCCATGATCGCGACATTGGCAGTGGAGGCCATAGACTCAACGACAACACAGTTAATAATCATACATTCTATCCTTTATGAGTCTATCTTTCAAAAAGACACTTTTTTTATCCTTTATTCCAGTCTATCCCTGCTGATGCTATGCCACAAATACAACCCAAAGTTCCTATCATACAGTTTATCCCTCCTACAATTCATCTCATCACCTTAAAACCTCGAGATATCCCGCCCAAAGATCCAAGTAATCAACCAGTAAAATGGAATCATGATCTTGTTCTTCAGACTCATGCTCTTGGTCAGGTACGCAGTCCTCCAGAGGATCCACGCAGCTCTGCCCTTGAGTTCGTCGGCGCCCTTCTGGTGGATGGCCCTCCATCCGCCGAGGTACGCCATTGTTCCCCAGTTGCGGAAGTGGAACGGCGCCGTGGGAGCTCCTTGGGATGAAGTGCCCGCGTTGAAGCGCTTTCCGAGGTATGTGGCCTGTTGGCTGGCCACCTGAGCTGTTGCTGGGAAAGATCGGCCTTGGACGACGGCGCAGTCGCCGATGGCGTAGACGTCTGGGAGGGACTTTGTGATGGTGTTTCCGTTGTTGTCTTGGGATTCGACTTGTACGCGGAGGTGCTCGTCCACCTTGATGCCACCCGTTTTGCTGTCCTTGGCAATCTTGCCTGCGCCCTTGACCTCCTGGCCGACCAGTCTCCCTACCAGGGGATTCTGCATGAGACCAGTACTCCAGACGACAACACCAGCTGCCACCTCCTCTGGCTCTTCCTTAATCTTCATGAGTAGTACGTCGTCGTCCTGTCGAATGCGCTGAAGGTGATGCTCCGTCTTGACACGGATACCCCTGCGGCTAAACATGTTTGTCGCATATGCCGCCAAGTTGCGATCAAACATGGGCAAGACCTTGGGCGCAATGTCGTAGATGGTGATGGCCACATGCTCCATCAGCTCTGGATACATCTTTGACAAATCCTCATGAATCAGGTCGTGCAACTCTGCCGCAAACTCAATGCCAGTAGGACCTCCACCCACGACGGCAAAGTGTAGCAGACGCTTTCTCTGAACATCGCTGGCACTTGGCAGAGCCGCCTGCTCAAACTTTTGCAAAACCTTGAGACGTACAGTTCTGGCGTCTGTAGCATCTCTTAGGAAACAGGCGTGCTCCTTGACACCTTCGACGCCAAATGTCTGGCTGTAACACCCAACAGCCACGACGAGCTTGTCATACGGCACCTGGAACTCGAGGCCCTTGAGCAGATCCTTCCCCGTGCGGGCCGTGACACCATCTCGCTGATTAGCCTCGACTGTGATGGTCTTTGCCGCAAAGTCAATGTCTGACGCCCACGCCTGGTGGAACTCTGTCAGTCCCAACTTGCGGCATGGCTCAACAGCAGCTCTAAACTCGAGGGTTCCAACCGCCGTAGACGCGATGAGGGGAGTGAAAACAAAGTGGGAACGAGGAGAGATGAGGATCCGTGAGGCTTTTGAGGGGTTGATTGTCCGGGCGAGGGCGTAGCCGGCCCATCCGGATCCGAGCACCACGATGCGTTCCTTGGAGTCGGCTGAAGTGAGACATGTTAGTGATGTTTTCGAATTGGAGATTTTAGACATGGACAAAGAAAATCCTTGAAAAAATCAAGAAATACATCCTTGGAGGATATCAAATATCAAGCTGAACTCACCATCTTGTGTTATCGTGCCCGCCAGTCTCTTGGAGATGACTCTATTCCCAGTTCCTCCCACCCTCACCAAAGCACGACTCGGCGGAAAACCAACCATTGCGCAACGACTCTCAAGTGAAACCGTCAAAGGCGTAAAGAAACAGAAACGAAAATAAAACCAccgagagaagaaaaaaatctGGAGGATCGAGTGTCGCCTTCCGTAGATAAGTGGTCGATGAATGAGCGCTCGTGCCCGTGTAAGTGGATTAGCCCAGCCAGTGGATTAGGTAGGCCTTAGCGAGAAGATTAGGATCCGGTTTCGGAAACAACGTTGAGATGAACAAGATGTCGATAATGCCTCAATTGCTCAATGGATTTGCAATTGGTTTGTTGAGACTGCTTTTGTTTGTGACTCTTTCTCTCCAGGCCGTGTCTAAGCGGGCTCCCTGTTGAATATTATATCAACCCTTCGTCACTTGCCTCTGGCGTCTCCGAATGCAGCTCTAGCTTCACCTCGGCCAGGTACAGCTGAACCGCCCGGCACATGCAGGGTACCTCTTCAAGGCTGGCGTCCCCTGCTAGTTCGCCTGTACCTGGTCATCCTCGTGACGTAGGTAGTGACCTGGTTCTCTAGGTGAGCCCGCCGCCACGATAATTCACCGGAGCTGTCCGAGTCCGCTCACCGTGTAAGAGCCTCCCCCACGAGCCTCTCCGCGTGCCCGTTGAATCGCATCTTCAGAGTCCCCGGCTGTCCGATAAACACGCCGTGACCCCGAACACGCCGAGTGAGACACTGAGAGTCTCTTCCTAGTGACTCACTAGCTGACAGGCTCTCCTCTGTCCCGGTCTATCCCTGTCTTTACCACATGTCAGCGCCCGCCTTAGCTCAAAGCCTCTTGATAATGTCAAAATATCTTCTCTTTTTACATAGAAAAATGAAACTTCTAGTTAGTTGCTTGTAGCGCCTCTACGTCATAGCCTGTCTATTTCCAAGCTTTTGTGTCAACAACTCCAGTCCCTCCCTTCAATTCCTCCCTTGGTCCGTCCCATCTcattctcatctcatctccctACTGCAACATGGCGTCCAGACTCTCACCCAACACTCCCTCAATCTTGACAATCCATCGGTGCGTCTCCCGTTCGAccacctcgtcgtcatcctcctgcAGTTCGCTGATCCGAGGCAGCATCTCGTGCAGCATCGACAGCCACTCCTCTCCCAGCCGGTCTGTCAGTGCCTGCTCGCACTTGACAGCCGCCAATCGCACTGCAGCAGATTCAGATCGAAGGTGCTTCAGAAGTGCCGAGTTGAGCTCCTTCTGGTGAGCTTGTGAATCTGCCGCCGAGGCCAACTCCACCGTCGTCGGGATCAAGTCCTCTGTCACGTCGACTGACCCGGCATGTGAGAACTGCTCCATCAACACCGGCCCAACGGCACTGAAGTGTGCTGGTGCCTGCCAGAAGTCATCCTGATCGTGCTCGAAGCAGTTTGCCAACGTCTGCAGCACCCTCGTCCACAGCTGTCGCTCCTCAGGCTTGCTGAGGTCCACCGTCTGCAGAACCTTTACTGCATCCTCCACAATGTACGTCGCGTAGTTGGTGACAATCGACTTGAGGTTTCCAAAGAAGACCTGTAGGAACCCGTATACGCTGTACTGTCGTAGTGAACGGCCGGCCCGGTCACTCTTGGGCAGGCCAGAGCTTGACCACTCAATC includes:
- a CDS encoding 5-aminolevulinate synthase yields the protein MDAVLRQSKAMCPFLKTASPATLRALSTSTRPQAALPSTAAASPCGGTMSKLQLLGQRCPVMGKAMAVQTAKHRAAASVRAFSGHSKTGKAKIHTSRNQEARAVDRPLFEGRDNAPIPPGTNPNRKATSASPVAAAAAAGFHSPGKFDYEGFYNAELDKKHKDKSYRYFNNINRLAKEFPRAHMSDKEDRVTVWCANDYLGMGRNTHVLNKMHETLEEYGAGAGGTRNISGHNRHAVELEGTLAKLHAKDAALVFSSCYVANDATLATLGSKMPDCVILSDSLNHASMIQGIRHSGTKKIVFKHNDIQDLEAKLASLPLHVPKIIAFESVYSMCGSIGPIEEICDLAEKYGAITFLDEVHAVGMYGPHGAGVAEHLDWEAHVKGAPRGTIMDRIDIITGTLGKAYGCVGGYIAGSSKLVDMIRSLAPGFIFTTSLPPATMAGAKTSIEYQMEYDGDRRLQQLHTRAVKEAMNARDIPVIPNPSHIIPILVGNAETAKAASDMLLNDYRIYVQSINYPTVPVGQERLRITPTPGHTKEYRDQLVQAVDEIWTRLNIKRTSDWAAEGGFIGVGEEGNVQEPLWTDKQLNVEQATEEIKATGNAVNGITEALLELESRQTSQAATAA
- a CDS encoding Zn(2)-C6 fungal-type domain-containing protein, yielding MSPGIVPSKNKGPKACTTCAKAKARCVPGPEGSLKCDRCHRLDKTCMSQTPAPPRPRKSPKLSKIAALEKRLEELSSHVRHDSSSRSPTPSPEAETEPVSERCSKTDSWDFNHIFPLKQSADSQAPHPPASEPGKRRPWDSWWPTPHEAELLLANYRNIHACLFPFVRVPEHLTALEVRENRPFMWKAIMMVGCFLDGARQVKLGEELLAEIGRAAVVDGLKSLDLLHGLQMLVAWFHYALKGSQVTNLLFLARSMCVNLTFKEDASLQGEAMERNLDHMRAYAGTYYLNTLVFTANKRPDVLMNTSSLESCCKALEANMQYPSDEYLVKLVRIQQLAQSISLTMTVENIGQHAMKLPLTMVVRSFQDQLDQYRNSLGPRFSGNDNLKSHIHVAEVLLYEIALSDQHSTASYMPLTDRLQLLWGCLRSLKSFFDLRFSHRELERPRFLCMSASDFVYTIITGIKLMTLQLPGWNLASIHNELDMTEVMGQQVRDLVVIVARRKQGNILGTATPSGVPAPQPPEDPFERLLRQLKTLRDLVKVELKRLVAGTANPQVVEFSQDILMGDFSSDFWQGSTQGFNVWNIVGDPGVLDESMQ
- a CDS encoding TMP-TENI domain-containing protein; this encodes MAKPSVNYGLYLVTDSTPAILGDGDLEKVVEAALRGGVTVLQYRDKHSERAVAVETAKKLHAVSRRYNVPLLINDRVDVAVEVGCEGVHIGQDDMAFEEARNLLGPDKIIGVTASSVEEALKACKAGADYLGLGTVYSTQTKKDTKSIIGPSGVREILSALAAAGHGAVPTVCIGGVNGSNAGSVLTAARSPTKALDGVAVVSAIIAAPDPAAASRDLLSQVITAKIPEVVGAVANTTPLTHNMTNLVVQNFAANVALCVGASPIMANYAEEAADLAKLGGALVVNMGTVTPDGLKNYIQAIKAYNEAGRPIVLDPVGAGATSVRRNAVKSLLDAGHFTVIKGNEGEIQTVAGATITQRGVDSTSSLTLAQKASLVRSIAKKRRNVVLLTGAVDLVSDGSRTLAISNGHPYLGEVTGTGCTLGTTVSAMVAAYGADPLLAAVAGTVMFGLAAEFAAERSEVRGPGTFVPTFLDELYAIRKATGNGDLRWLTMAKVKAVEAADIEA
- a CDS encoding Pyr-redox-2 domain-containing protein: MVGFPPSRALVRVGGTGNRVISKRLAGTITQDADSKERIVVLGSGWAGYALARTINPSKASRILISPRSHFVFTPLIASTAVGTLEFRAAVEPCRKLGLTEFHQAWASDIDFAAKTITVEANQRDGVTARTGKDLLKGLEFQVPYDKLVVAVGCYSQTFGVEGVKEHACFLRDATDARTVRLKVLQKFEQAALPSASDVQRKRLLHFAVVGGGPTGIEFAAELHDLIHEDLSKMYPELMEHVAITIYDIAPKVLPMFDRNLAAYATNMFSRRGIRVKTEHHLQRIRQDDDVLLMKIKEEPEEVAAGVVVWSTGLMQNPLVGRLVGQEVKGAGKIAKDSKTGGIKVDEHLRVQVESQDNNGNTITKSLPDVYAIGDCAVVQGRSFPATAQVASQQATYLGKRFNAGTSSQGAPTAPFHFRNWGTMAYLGGWRAIHQKGADELKGRAAWILWRTAYLTKSMSLKNKIMIPFYWLITWIFGRDISRF